A single window of Acidobacteriota bacterium DNA harbors:
- a CDS encoding glycoside hydrolase family protein yields MNWLKQVAKVGLEVGVGVATGGTAAVPKIVDGAVSHLGRKEDPSRGAAFAAAGIREILAHTVPDEALAWIDRFCVRWAQLVGSAKAMKDENLEILKGYEGFSGTPYTDTAGHLSIGYGHNLDVSPLSGDRDYNARPLTEAEAEAILVEDVKVAERSLQRIVPEVMGSIPRDKRAVLVRMSFQMGAAGVAKFRKMLSALEAGNYPQAAEEMLDSRWARQVPRRAGEEAERMRA; encoded by the coding sequence ATGAACTGGCTCAAGCAAGTGGCGAAGGTCGGTCTGGAAGTGGGCGTCGGCGTGGCCACGGGCGGAACCGCGGCGGTGCCGAAGATCGTCGACGGAGCGGTCTCTCATCTGGGGCGCAAGGAGGATCCGTCCCGCGGCGCCGCGTTTGCGGCGGCCGGCATCCGGGAGATCCTGGCGCACACGGTTCCGGATGAGGCGCTGGCCTGGATCGACCGTTTCTGCGTCCGCTGGGCGCAGCTCGTGGGGAGTGCAAAAGCGATGAAGGACGAGAATCTGGAGATTCTGAAGGGATACGAGGGGTTTTCCGGGACGCCGTATACGGACACGGCCGGTCATCTGTCGATCGGATACGGACATAACCTGGACGTCTCGCCGCTTTCGGGAGACCGGGATTACAACGCCCGGCCGCTGACTGAAGCCGAGGCGGAGGCGATTCTGGTCGAGGACGTGAAGGTCGCGGAGCGGTCCCTGCAGCGGATTGTTCCGGAGGTGATGGGATCGATTCCCCGGGACAAGCGCGCCGTGCTGGTCCGGATGTCGTTTCAGATGGGAGCGGCGGGAGTGGCGAAGTTCCGGAAGATGCTCTCGGCGCTGGAAGCGGGCAACTACCCGCAGGCGGCCGAGGAGATGCTCGACAGCCGGTGGGCGAGACAGGTGCCGCGCCGCGCCGGTGAGGAAGCGGAGCGGATGCGGGCATGA